The following are encoded in a window of Pseudomonas graminis genomic DNA:
- a CDS encoding glutathione peroxidase, which translates to MSDELLNIPVQTIKGEQKTLADFGGKAVLVVNTASKCGFTPQYKGLEELWQGYKDRGLVVLGFPCNQFGKQEPGNEGAISDFCELNYGVTFPLFKKIDVNGSHAHPLFVQLKKRAPGLLGSEGIKWNFTKFLVGRDGKLVKRYAPLTKPEDIKADIDALLKEQTAG; encoded by the coding sequence ATGAGCGACGAACTGCTGAACATTCCGGTGCAAACGATCAAGGGCGAACAAAAGACCCTCGCTGATTTCGGCGGCAAGGCGGTATTGGTGGTGAACACTGCCAGCAAGTGCGGTTTCACGCCGCAGTACAAGGGTCTTGAGGAGTTGTGGCAGGGCTACAAGGATCGCGGGCTGGTGGTGCTGGGCTTTCCATGCAACCAGTTCGGCAAACAGGAGCCCGGCAACGAAGGGGCGATTTCCGACTTTTGCGAACTGAACTACGGGGTAACCTTCCCGCTGTTCAAGAAGATCGACGTCAACGGCAGCCATGCCCACCCGCTGTTCGTGCAGCTCAAGAAGCGCGCGCCGGGCTTGCTGGGTTCGGAAGGCATCAAGTGGAATTTCACCAAGTTCCTGGTAGGTCGCGACGGCAAGCTGGTCAAGCGTTACGCCCCATTGACCAAGCCGGAAGACATCAAGGCCGACATCGACGCGCTGCTGAAAGAACAAACAGCTGGTTGA
- the msrB gene encoding peptide-methionine (R)-S-oxide reductase MsrB, with translation MAKLDKTLEEWKAMLDPEQYNVCRLKGTERPFSGKYNETKTDGVYHCICCNEPLFDSETKFDSGCGWPSFYAPLEGSAVVEVRDVSHGMIRTEVVCSKCDAHLGHVFPDGPAPTGLRYCINSVCLELVPRGA, from the coding sequence GTGGCTAAGCTGGATAAAACCCTTGAAGAATGGAAAGCGATGCTCGATCCGGAGCAGTACAACGTCTGCCGGCTAAAGGGCACCGAGCGCCCATTCAGCGGTAAATACAACGAGACCAAGACCGACGGCGTTTACCACTGCATCTGCTGCAACGAGCCCCTGTTTGATTCGGAGACCAAGTTCGATTCGGGTTGCGGCTGGCCGAGCTTCTACGCGCCGCTGGAAGGCAGCGCCGTGGTCGAAGTGCGCGATGTCAGTCACGGCATGATTCGCACTGAAGTGGTCTGCAGTAAATGCGATGCTCACCTCGGTCACGTGTTCCCGGACGGCCCGGCGCCTACCGGTCTGCGCTATTGCATCAACTCCGTGTGCCTGGAGCTGGTGCCACGCGGCGCCTGA
- a CDS encoding pyridoxal phosphate-dependent aminotransferase — MQFSKSNKLANVCYDIRGPVLKHAKRLEEEGHRILKLNIGNPAPFGFEAPDEILQDVIRNLPMAQGYSDSKGLFSARKAVMQYYQQKQVEGVGIEDIYLGNGVSELIVMSMQALLNNGDEVLVPAPDYPLWTAAVALSGGNPVHYLCDEQANWWPDLEDMKAKITPNTKAMVIINPNNPTGAVYSREVLLGMLEIARQHNLVVFSDEIYDKILYDDAVHICTASLAPDLLCLTFNGLSKSYRVAGFRSGWIAISGPKHNAQSYIEGIDILANMRLCANVPSQHAIQTALGGYQSINDLILPPGRLLEQRNRTWELLNDIPGVSCVKPMGALYAFPRIDPKVCPIHNDEKFALDLLLSEKLLIVQGTAFNWPWPDHFRVVTLPRVDDLEQAIGRIGNFLKTYKQ; from the coding sequence ATGCAGTTCAGCAAATCGAACAAGCTCGCCAACGTCTGCTACGACATTCGCGGGCCGGTGCTCAAGCACGCCAAGCGCCTGGAAGAGGAAGGCCATCGCATCCTCAAGCTGAACATCGGTAACCCGGCGCCGTTTGGTTTCGAGGCGCCGGACGAAATTCTGCAGGACGTCATCCGCAACCTGCCCATGGCCCAGGGCTACAGCGATTCAAAAGGCCTGTTCAGCGCGCGCAAGGCGGTGATGCAGTACTACCAGCAGAAGCAGGTTGAAGGTGTCGGCATCGAAGACATCTATCTGGGCAACGGCGTCTCCGAACTGATTGTGATGTCGATGCAGGCCCTGCTCAACAACGGCGATGAAGTGCTGGTGCCGGCTCCGGACTACCCGCTGTGGACCGCCGCCGTGGCGTTGTCGGGCGGCAACCCGGTGCATTATCTGTGCGACGAGCAGGCCAACTGGTGGCCTGATCTGGAGGACATGAAGGCCAAGATCACGCCGAACACCAAAGCCATGGTCATCATTAACCCGAACAACCCGACCGGCGCCGTTTATTCCCGCGAAGTATTGCTGGGGATGCTGGAGATTGCCCGTCAGCACAATCTGGTGGTCTTCTCCGACGAAATCTACGACAAGATTCTCTACGACGACGCCGTGCACATTTGCACCGCCTCGCTGGCACCGGACCTGCTGTGCCTGACCTTCAACGGGCTGTCGAAGTCCTACCGCGTGGCGGGTTTCCGCTCCGGCTGGATCGCGATTTCCGGGCCCAAGCACAACGCGCAGAGCTACATCGAAGGCATCGACATTCTGGCGAACATGCGCCTGTGTGCCAACGTGCCGAGTCAGCACGCGATCCAGACCGCGCTAGGCGGCTATCAGAGCATCAATGACCTGATCCTGCCGCCGGGCCGTCTGCTGGAACAACGCAACCGGACCTGGGAATTGCTCAACGACATTCCGGGTGTCAGCTGCGTGAAGCCGATGGGTGCGCTGTACGCCTTCCCGCGCATCGACCCGAAGGTCTGCCCGATCCACAACGACGAGAAGTTCGCGCTGGACCTGCTGCTGTCGGAAAAGCTGTTGATCGTTCAGGGCACGGCGTTCAACTGGCCGTGGCCGGACCACTTCCGCGTGGTGACGCTGCCGCGTGTGGACGATCTGGAACAGGCCATTGGCCGGATCGGCAACTTCCTGAAGACCTACAAGCAGTAA
- the htpX gene encoding protease HtpX — protein sequence MMRILLFLATNLAVVLIASITLSLFGFNGFMAANGVDLNLNQLLIFCAVFGFAGSLFSLFISKWMAKMSTGTEIITQPRTRHEQWLLQTVEQLSRDAGIKMPEVGIFPAYEANAFATGWNKNDALVAVSQGLLERFSPDEVKAVLAHEIGHVANGDMVTLALVQGVVNTFVMFFARIIGNFVDKVIFKNEEGRGIAFYIATIFAEIVLGFLASAIVMWFSRKREYRADDAGARLAGTGAMISALQRLRSEQGVPVQMPESMTAFGINGGLKHGLAGLFMSHPPLEERIEALRRRG from the coding sequence ATGATGCGCATTTTGCTGTTTTTGGCCACTAACCTTGCGGTCGTGCTGATTGCCAGCATCACCCTGAGCCTTTTTGGCTTCAACGGGTTCATGGCGGCCAACGGGGTTGATCTGAACCTCAATCAGCTGCTGATCTTCTGCGCCGTGTTCGGTTTTGCCGGTTCGCTGTTCTCTCTGTTCATCTCCAAATGGATGGCGAAGATGAGCACGGGCACCGAAATCATCACCCAACCCCGCACCCGCCATGAGCAATGGCTGCTGCAGACCGTGGAACAACTGTCTCGCGATGCGGGCATCAAGATGCCGGAAGTGGGTATTTTCCCCGCCTACGAGGCCAACGCCTTTGCCACCGGCTGGAACAAGAACGACGCGTTGGTCGCGGTCAGTCAGGGCCTGCTGGAGCGTTTTTCGCCCGATGAAGTGAAGGCGGTGCTGGCTCACGAGATCGGTCACGTGGCCAACGGCGACATGGTGACGCTGGCGCTGGTCCAGGGCGTGGTCAACACCTTCGTCATGTTCTTCGCGCGGATCATCGGCAACTTCGTCGACAAGGTGATCTTCAAGAATGAAGAAGGCCGTGGCATCGCGTTCTATATCGCGACCATCTTCGCTGAAATCGTGCTCGGCTTCCTCGCCAGCGCCATCGTCATGTGGTTCTCGCGCAAGCGTGAATACCGCGCAGACGACGCCGGTGCCCGCTTGGCCGGTACGGGCGCGATGATCAGCGCGCTGCAGCGCCTACGCTCGGAACAGGGCGTTCCGGTGCAAATGCCTGAGAGCATGACGGCGTTCGGCATCAACGGTGGCTTGAAGCACGGCCTGGCCGGGCTGTTCATGAGCCACCCGCCGCTGGAAGAACGCATCGAGGCGCTTCGCCGTCGCGGTTGA
- a CDS encoding thiopurine S-methyltransferase, which produces MEPRFWHERWAINQIGFNQASVNSHLLRLWPELTAMPGERVLVPLCGKSIDMVWLLNQGFHVVGAELSEIAVAGFFSENGLQPTVEERGALKVYRAEGCDIWCGDFFALNPEDVGDCTAFYDRAALIALPPDLRWRYVKQLNHLLSKDACGLLVTLDYDQSLIAGPPFSVDEEEVLQLLSPDWRVKRVADLDVLEQGVKFKQAGATSLMEYAYRLYRR; this is translated from the coding sequence ATGGAGCCGCGTTTTTGGCATGAGCGCTGGGCGATCAATCAGATCGGTTTCAATCAGGCGTCTGTGAATTCGCACCTCTTGCGCCTGTGGCCAGAGCTCACCGCCATGCCAGGGGAGCGCGTGCTGGTGCCGTTGTGCGGCAAAAGCATCGACATGGTCTGGCTGCTCAACCAGGGTTTTCACGTGGTAGGCGCAGAATTGTCTGAGATAGCGGTGGCCGGATTCTTCAGCGAGAACGGTTTGCAGCCGACGGTCGAGGAGCGTGGCGCGCTCAAGGTTTATCGTGCGGAGGGCTGCGATATCTGGTGCGGTGACTTCTTTGCCCTAAATCCCGAAGACGTGGGCGACTGCACCGCATTCTACGACCGAGCCGCCCTGATTGCGCTGCCGCCGGACTTGCGCTGGCGTTACGTCAAACAGCTCAATCACTTGCTGTCGAAAGATGCCTGCGGCTTGTTGGTGACGCTGGATTACGATCAGTCGCTGATTGCCGGCCCGCCGTTCTCAGTGGATGAGGAAGAGGTGCTCCAGCTGTTGTCCCCTGATTGGCGGGTCAAGCGCGTCGCGGATCTGGATGTGCTGGAGCAGGGCGTGAAGTTCAAGCAGGCGGGCGCGACATCCCTGATGGAATATGCCTATCGGCTGTATCGGCGATAA
- a CDS encoding DODA-type extradiol aromatic ring-opening family dioxygenase, with the protein MLPSLFISHGSPMLALEPGESGPALARLAATLPRPKAIVMVSAHWESNELLVNGNPQPETWHDFGGFPSALFAVQYPAPGMPELTHRVLELLAEADLPARMNTQRPFDHGVWVPLSLMYPQADIPIVQVSLPTRGGPALQTNVGQALNGLREENVLLIGSGSITHNLRELDWQAGPESITPWALAFRDWMVEKLAADDLKALHDYRNQAPQAVRNHPTDEHLLPLYFARAAGGKFSIEHQGFTMGALGMDIYRFG; encoded by the coding sequence ATGCTGCCTAGCCTGTTCATTTCCCACGGCTCGCCCATGCTTGCCCTCGAACCGGGTGAGAGCGGGCCGGCGCTTGCGCGTCTGGCCGCCACCCTGCCGCGCCCCAAAGCCATCGTTATGGTCTCGGCGCACTGGGAAAGCAATGAACTGCTGGTCAACGGCAATCCCCAGCCGGAGACCTGGCATGACTTCGGCGGCTTCCCATCCGCACTTTTCGCCGTGCAGTACCCGGCGCCCGGCATGCCAGAGCTGACGCATCGCGTGCTGGAACTGCTGGCAGAGGCTGACCTGCCAGCGCGCATGAACACTCAACGGCCATTCGACCATGGCGTCTGGGTCCCCTTGTCGTTGATGTACCCGCAGGCGGACATTCCCATTGTGCAGGTCTCGCTGCCTACGCGCGGGGGCCCTGCCCTGCAGACGAATGTCGGGCAGGCGCTAAATGGACTGCGCGAGGAAAACGTTCTGCTGATCGGTTCTGGCAGCATCACCCATAACTTGCGAGAGCTGGACTGGCAGGCGGGACCTGAAAGCATCACGCCGTGGGCCCTGGCGTTCCGTGACTGGATGGTAGAAAAGCTGGCGGCCGATGATCTGAAAGCGCTGCACGATTACCGAAACCAGGCGCCCCAAGCCGTGCGCAACCACCCGACCGATGAACACCTTCTGCCGCTGTATTTCGCTCGGGCGGCGGGTGGGAAATTCAGCATTGAGCACCAGGGTTTCACCATGGGTGCGTTAGGGATGGACATCTATCGGTTTGGGTAA
- a CDS encoding colicin E3/pyocin S6 family cytotoxin, translating to MFKDDKKDPFEENSIFRGLPNGGASWVAWNPPPEPVRVPTPMPERWPEPKARTDKVFAKSCNGEWCSTDAGTTVEPASNFGAVMMAGAMLLPSASDAIAAALGADMGLGRMAGGGIMQRSHTWLLRGAGGPASLFIVGMLPAKMGDGTLYTDDELRNLTQATTRVRFQLRRDAEGELQIYGIHSKASGDDSVRTVLARWNADKSAMEAHLNGVTILMTPRRGRYGTLEPLVYPENSDARLGTILVHPIPDGTDSQLEGLPGDDITAEDCILVFPADSGLRSMYVVYARPFNGDHGYHPPPAGLEAFPDAVKVTGKTKVQGGGGLRKRWKDGKARILEWDSQHGAVEIYDKQGKHLGEFDAVTGEQTKPAQPGRKVEK from the coding sequence ATGTTCAAGGACGACAAAAAAGACCCCTTTGAAGAAAACTCGATTTTTAGAGGGCTTCCCAACGGAGGCGCGTCGTGGGTAGCGTGGAATCCGCCGCCCGAACCCGTGCGGGTACCAACCCCGATGCCAGAACGGTGGCCCGAGCCGAAGGCGCGTACCGACAAGGTATTCGCCAAATCCTGTAACGGGGAATGGTGCAGCACCGACGCCGGTACCACCGTAGAACCCGCCTCCAACTTCGGCGCGGTCATGATGGCGGGCGCCATGCTGCTGCCTTCCGCCTCCGACGCCATTGCCGCCGCACTCGGCGCAGACATGGGACTGGGCCGTATGGCCGGTGGCGGCATCATGCAGCGCAGCCATACCTGGCTGCTTCGCGGAGCAGGCGGCCCGGCGAGTCTGTTCATCGTGGGGATGCTCCCGGCGAAGATGGGCGATGGCACGCTGTACACCGACGACGAATTGCGCAACCTGACTCAGGCGACAACGCGGGTGCGTTTCCAGTTGCGCCGTGATGCAGAAGGCGAGTTGCAGATCTACGGCATCCACTCCAAGGCATCCGGCGACGATTCGGTCCGCACCGTGCTGGCGCGCTGGAATGCCGACAAAAGCGCGATGGAAGCCCACCTCAATGGCGTCACCATTCTCATGACGCCTCGACGGGGTCGATACGGGACGCTGGAGCCCCTGGTCTATCCTGAAAACAGCGATGCCCGTTTAGGCACCATTCTCGTCCACCCGATCCCGGACGGCACCGACAGCCAGCTCGAAGGCCTCCCCGGCGACGACATCACCGCTGAAGACTGCATCCTCGTCTTCCCCGCTGACTCGGGGCTGAGGTCGATGTACGTGGTGTATGCGCGGCCGTTTAATGGGGATCATGGGTATCATCCGCCTCCCGCTGGACTTGAAGCCTTCCCAGATGCAGTGAAAGTTACAGGTAAAACTAAGGTCCAAGGTGGAGGTGGTCTTCGCAAACGCTGGAAAGATGGCAAGGCCCGTATATTGGAATGGGACAGCCAACATGGAGCGGTTGAGATTTACGATAAACAAGGTAAGCACCTGGGTGAGTTCGACGCCGTCACTGGCGAGCAAACCAAACCAGCACAGCCGGGCCGTAAAGTAGAAAAATAG
- a CDS encoding pyocin S6 family toxin immunity protein: protein MYLEINGFLPNNDPDDSLKYELAVDRALTDQIVGVLGHESLNAMAAAEWPLAKQQVAELSSIIGKPLPPHLALFIGVVA, encoded by the coding sequence ATGTACTTAGAGATCAATGGTTTTCTGCCGAATAATGATCCGGACGACTCTTTGAAATACGAGCTGGCAGTGGACAGAGCGCTGACTGATCAGATTGTCGGTGTTCTCGGCCACGAAAGTCTTAATGCCATGGCTGCAGCCGAATGGCCTCTCGCGAAACAGCAGGTAGCTGAGCTTTCATCAATTATCGGAAAACCCCTTCCCCCGCATCTGGCATTATTCATAGGCGTCGTCGCGTAA
- a CDS encoding DEAD/DEAH box helicase, whose protein sequence is MTQETGGFAALNLHPTIVAAVVATGYEEPSAIQQQSIPIILAGHDMIGQAQTGTGKTAAFALPILSLIDPTKREPQALILAPTRELALQVATAFETYAKQMPGVTVVAVYGGAPMGPQLKAIRNGAQIVVATPGRLCDHLRRDEKVLATVNHLVLDEADEMLKLGFMDDLEVIFKAMPETRQTVLFSATLPQSIRAIAERHLKDPKHVKIQSKTQTVTAIEQAHLLVHADQKTSAVLSLLEVEDFDALIMFVRTKQATLDLASALEAKGYKAAALNGDIAQNQRERVIDSLKDGRLDIVVATDVAARGLDVPRITHVFNVDMPYDPEAYVHRIGRTGRAGREGRALLLVTPRERRMLQVIERMTGQKIAEVRLPDSQAVLDARIKKLTNSLSPLVADAEASHGELLDRLTADIGCTPRALAAALLRKATNGQALTLSAIEKERPLVPNNAPRGDRPERPAGDRPDRGDRERRAPVPLAEGRARCRTALGARDGIAAKNLLGAILNEGGLAREAIGRIQVRDSFSLVELPEDGLERLLAKLKDTRVAGKQLKLRRYRED, encoded by the coding sequence ATGACCCAGGAAACCGGCGGCTTCGCCGCTCTTAACCTTCACCCGACAATTGTTGCAGCTGTAGTAGCCACCGGCTACGAAGAGCCTTCGGCCATTCAGCAGCAATCGATCCCCATTATTCTCGCCGGTCACGACATGATCGGTCAGGCGCAGACAGGTACCGGTAAAACCGCCGCCTTCGCTCTGCCCATCCTGAGCCTGATCGACCCGACGAAACGCGAGCCGCAAGCGCTGATCCTCGCGCCGACTCGTGAGCTGGCCCTGCAAGTGGCCACCGCGTTCGAAACCTACGCCAAGCAGATGCCAGGCGTTACCGTTGTGGCTGTCTACGGCGGCGCGCCAATGGGCCCGCAGCTGAAAGCCATTCGCAATGGCGCTCAAATCGTCGTCGCTACCCCGGGCCGTCTTTGTGACCACCTGCGTCGTGACGAAAAAGTCCTGGCGACTGTGAACCATCTGGTTCTCGATGAAGCTGACGAAATGCTCAAGCTGGGCTTCATGGATGACCTCGAAGTCATCTTCAAGGCCATGCCTGAAACCCGTCAGACCGTGCTGTTCTCGGCGACCCTGCCGCAGTCGATCCGCGCGATCGCCGAGCGTCACCTGAAAGACCCGAAACACGTCAAGATCCAGAGCAAGACCCAGACCGTTACCGCGATCGAGCAGGCTCACCTGCTGGTTCACGCTGACCAGAAGACCTCTGCCGTGCTGAGCCTGCTGGAAGTCGAAGATTTCGACGCCCTGATCATGTTCGTGCGCACCAAGCAGGCCACTCTGGATCTGGCCAGTGCCCTTGAAGCCAAAGGCTACAAGGCTGCTGCGCTGAACGGCGACATCGCTCAGAACCAGCGTGAACGCGTCATCGACTCCCTCAAGGATGGCCGTCTGGACATCGTTGTTGCGACTGACGTTGCTGCCCGTGGTCTTGACGTTCCGCGTATCACTCACGTGTTCAACGTTGACATGCCGTACGACCCGGAAGCCTACGTTCACCGTATCGGCCGTACTGGCCGTGCCGGTCGCGAAGGTCGCGCCCTGTTGCTGGTAACGCCGCGTGAGCGTCGCATGCTGCAAGTTATCGAGCGCATGACCGGTCAGAAAATCGCCGAAGTCCGCCTGCCGGACTCCCAGGCCGTTCTCGATGCCCGCATCAAGAAACTGACCAACAGCCTGTCGCCGCTGGTCGCTGATGCTGAAGCAAGCCATGGCGAATTGCTGGACCGCCTGACTGCCGACATCGGTTGCACCCCGCGTGCTCTGGCCGCTGCCCTGCTGCGCAAGGCCACCAATGGTCAGGCGCTGACCCTGAGTGCGATCGAGAAAGAGCGTCCACTGGTGCCGAACAACGCGCCACGTGGTGACCGTCCTGAGCGTCCGGCAGGCGACCGTCCTGATCGTGGCGACCGTGAACGTCGTGCCCCGGTGCCGTTGGCCGAAGGCCGTGCTCGCTGCCGTACCGCGCTGGGTGCCCGTGACGGCATCGCTGCGAAAAACCTGCTGGGCGCCATCCTCAATGAAGGTGGTCTGGCTCGCGAAGCAATCGGTCGCATCCAGGTGCGTGACAGCTTCAGCCTCGTCGAGCTGCCGGAAGACGGTCTCGAGCGCCTGCTGGCCAAGCTGAAAGACACCCGCGTTGCCGGCAAGCAGCTGAAGCTGCGTCGCTATCGCGAAGACTGA